One segment of Pseudomonas asgharzadehiana DNA contains the following:
- a CDS encoding MFS transporter produces MTAIPTSAPVVPGRLEQMSTRIAFFIAGFGIAAWAPLVPYAKARAQLNEGTLGLLLLCLGVGSIIAMPAAGALASRYGCRRVLTAGTIMICLALPMLATVSSVPLLIASLFLFGAGLGTVDSTVNLQAVIVERASGKTMMSGFHGLFSLGGIVGAAGVAGLLGLGMSPLQATFVVIIVMAVALLKAGPHLLPYGSESSGPAFAIPHGVVLFIGCLCFIVFLAEGAVLDWSAVFLSAERGLDEAYAGLGYAAFALTMTAGRLTGDAIVRRLGATRVIVIGGALATAGLLLATLLPAWETALLGYALVGAGCSNIVPVLYTAVGKQTVMPEHIAVPAITTLGYAGILAGPAVIGFVAHGSSLSTAFVLIAVLLAGVAISGKILRV; encoded by the coding sequence ATGACTGCCATTCCCACCTCAGCGCCCGTGGTTCCCGGGCGGCTGGAGCAAATGTCGACGCGTATCGCATTTTTCATCGCCGGCTTCGGCATTGCTGCCTGGGCCCCGCTGGTGCCGTATGCCAAAGCGCGTGCGCAACTGAATGAGGGCACGCTGGGCCTGCTGCTGTTGTGCCTGGGTGTAGGTTCGATCATCGCGATGCCCGCGGCAGGCGCATTGGCCTCACGTTACGGCTGCCGGCGTGTACTGACCGCCGGTACGATCATGATCTGCCTGGCCTTGCCGATGCTGGCGACGGTCAGTTCGGTTCCGTTGCTGATCGCCAGCTTGTTCCTGTTCGGCGCGGGCCTGGGCACGGTGGACTCCACAGTGAACTTGCAGGCGGTGATCGTTGAACGGGCCAGCGGCAAGACCATGATGTCGGGCTTCCACGGGTTGTTCAGCCTGGGCGGTATTGTCGGCGCGGCAGGGGTTGCCGGGTTGCTGGGGCTGGGCATGTCACCGTTGCAGGCAACCTTCGTCGTGATCATCGTCATGGCCGTTGCGCTGCTCAAGGCCGGGCCGCATTTGCTGCCCTACGGCAGTGAAAGTTCGGGCCCGGCGTTTGCGATTCCCCATGGCGTGGTGCTGTTTATAGGGTGCCTGTGTTTCATCGTGTTTTTGGCCGAAGGGGCGGTGTTGGACTGGAGCGCGGTGTTCCTCAGTGCCGAACGCGGGCTTGATGAGGCCTACGCAGGCCTCGGTTATGCGGCTTTTGCACTGACCATGACCGCAGGAAGGCTGACCGGTGACGCCATCGTGCGGCGCCTTGGCGCGACTCGGGTGATCGTGATCGGCGGTGCACTGGCAACTGCCGGCTTGTTACTGGCGACCTTGTTACCAGCGTGGGAAACCGCGCTGCTGGGTTATGCACTGGTTGGCGCCGGCTGCTCGAATATCGTGCCGGTGCTCTACACCGCCGTCGGCAAGCAAACCGTCATGCCGGAACATATTGCAGTGCCCGCCATCACCACCTTGGGGTATGCCGGAATTCTCGCAGGCCCCGCGGTGATCGGCTTTGTCGCCCACGGTAGCAGCCTGAGCACGGCCTTCGTACTGATCGCAGTGTTGCTGGCGGGTGTGGCCATCAGTGGCAAAATCCTCAGGGTGTAA
- a CDS encoding DUF4123 domain-containing protein — translation MNNLPNQWMAQQQQAGRWLCLVLEGDNAARQPMMATRELSGYCNVYAQTPLAEMVMAGPVILLLDQVNEAALRDLLTQPETNWGWLGSLPTADLTAVTRHWRNRMLLGSPGNQSLYRFHDNRTLARAVAYLPLEHRPAFLGPLLSVCYWHEDRWHTADNPAPDEYPVPDPAPWLNTPNPNAGAILHANILRYLLAEHSEDLVVLVESQDPKVWLTHVLEQARAWQWTRPEQLEFLVVRRLEEATRSSVICWQPKVGETPEDHFERVVRQWCLMENKDE, via the coding sequence ATGAACAACCTTCCAAACCAATGGATGGCCCAACAACAACAGGCGGGACGCTGGCTGTGCCTGGTGCTTGAGGGCGATAACGCGGCACGCCAACCCATGATGGCCACCCGCGAGTTATCAGGGTATTGCAACGTTTACGCGCAAACGCCGCTGGCGGAAATGGTCATGGCGGGCCCGGTGATCCTGCTGCTGGATCAGGTGAACGAAGCGGCGCTGCGTGATCTGTTAACGCAGCCGGAAACGAATTGGGGCTGGCTGGGCAGCCTGCCAACCGCTGACTTGACGGCCGTGACTCGCCACTGGCGTAACCGGATGCTGCTCGGGTCGCCAGGTAACCAGTCGCTGTACCGCTTTCACGACAATCGCACGCTGGCACGTGCAGTGGCTTATTTGCCATTGGAGCATCGGCCGGCCTTCCTCGGCCCATTGCTCAGCGTGTGCTACTGGCACGAAGACCGCTGGCACACTGCCGATAATCCTGCTCCAGACGAGTACCCGGTGCCCGATCCCGCCCCTTGGCTGAACACGCCCAACCCAAACGCCGGCGCCATTCTGCACGCCAATATCCTGCGCTACCTGCTGGCTGAACACAGTGAAGACCTGGTTGTGCTGGTCGAGTCTCAAGACCCCAAAGTCTGGTTGACCCACGTGTTGGAACAGGCTCGCGCCTGGCAATGGACCCGGCCCGAACAATTGGAATTTTTAGTCGTACGCAGGTTGGAAGAGGCTACGCGCAGCAGTGTGATTTGCTGGCAGCCAAAGGTTGGCGAAACCCCCGAAGATCATTTCGAACGAGTGGTGCGGCAGTGGTGTTTGATGGAGAACAAGGATGAATAG
- the codA gene encoding cytosine deaminase: MHIINARLRNHEGLHDLHLENGRIASITPQTRAPILTADDVDAAGNLVIPPFVEPHIHLDATLTAGEPRWNMSGTLFEGIECWGERKATITQQDTKTRAKQTIQALAAHGIQHVRTHVDVTDPDLTALKAMLQVREESTHLIDLQIVAFPQEGIESFHHGRELMEEAIRLGADVIGGIPHFEYTRDQGVSSVKFLMDLAERTGCLVDVHCDETDDPHSRFLEVLAEEARSRDMGALVTASHTTAMGSYDNAYCAKLFRLLGHSGISFVSCPTESIHLQGRFDSFPKRRGVTRVNELLEAGMNVCFGQDSIVDPWYPLGNGNILRVLEAGLHICHMLGYRNLQSALDLVTDNSAKAMALGDRYGLEPGRPANLLILSAHSDYEVIRSQGLPLYSIRNGKVLMKRQPAQVEFM; this comes from the coding sequence ATGCACATCATCAACGCCCGCCTGCGCAACCATGAAGGCCTGCATGATCTGCACCTGGAAAACGGCCGGATCGCCAGCATCACGCCACAAACCAGGGCGCCGATTTTAACCGCCGATGATGTGGACGCGGCCGGCAATCTGGTGATCCCGCCATTCGTCGAACCGCATATCCACCTCGATGCCACGCTCACCGCCGGCGAACCGCGCTGGAACATGAGCGGCACACTGTTCGAAGGGATCGAGTGCTGGGGCGAACGCAAAGCCACCATCACCCAGCAAGACACCAAGACCCGCGCCAAGCAGACCATCCAGGCGCTTGCCGCCCACGGCATCCAACATGTACGCACGCATGTCGACGTCACCGACCCGGACCTTACGGCGCTCAAAGCCATGCTGCAAGTGCGTGAAGAAAGCACGCACCTGATCGACCTGCAAATCGTCGCGTTTCCCCAGGAAGGCATCGAGTCGTTCCACCATGGCCGCGAACTGATGGAAGAAGCCATTCGCCTGGGCGCCGACGTGATTGGTGGCATCCCTCACTTTGAATACACTCGCGACCAAGGCGTGAGTTCGGTGAAGTTCCTGATGGACCTGGCCGAACGCACCGGTTGCTTGGTGGACGTGCATTGCGACGAAACCGACGACCCGCACTCGCGCTTCCTCGAGGTGCTGGCCGAAGAGGCCCGAAGCCGCGACATGGGCGCCCTTGTCACCGCCAGCCACACCACGGCCATGGGTTCTTACGACAATGCTTATTGCGCCAAACTGTTCCGCCTGCTGGGACATTCCGGCATCAGCTTCGTGTCGTGCCCGACCGAAAGCATCCACCTGCAAGGCCGTTTCGACAGCTTCCCGAAACGCCGTGGCGTGACCCGCGTCAACGAGCTGCTCGAAGCCGGCATGAATGTTTGCTTCGGCCAGGACTCCATCGTCGATCCCTGGTACCCCCTGGGCAACGGCAACATCCTGCGGGTGCTCGAAGCCGGTTTACACATTTGCCATATGCTCGGCTACCGCAACCTGCAAAGCGCCCTCGACCTGGTGACCGATAACAGCGCCAAGGCGATGGCCCTGGGTGATCGTTATGGCCTGGAACCCGGACGGCCAGCCAATTTGCTGATCCTCTCGGCGCACAGCGACTACGAGGTGATTCGCAGCCAGGGCCTGCCGCTATACTCGATTCGCAACGGCAAAGTACTGATGAAACGCCAGCCGGCCCAGGTTGAGTTTATGTAA
- the codB gene encoding cytosine permease, whose protein sequence is MTQQEPGNDYPLSEVPMHARKGLASTAMVLLGFTFFTATMFAGGKLGVAFSFIDMLGVVALGNLLLGIYAAGLGYIAFKSGLNSVLMGRLCFGEVGSKLSDLILGFTQIGWYAWGTATAAVVLGKYFELSQGNVLVLMLVFGLVFCATAYVGYRGLEILSYIAVPAMGLLLFLSMWVATAKVGGWDGLLAVTPTAELDLSTAITLVFGTFVSGATQATNWTRFSRSARVAVLASLIGFFIGNGLMVLIGAYGAIVYQQPDVVEVLLLQGFALAAMAMLLLNIWSTQDNTIYNFAVAGCNLLRTQRRKTVTLAGAVIGTLLALLGMYDMLVPYLILLGTVIPPIGGVIMADFFYRYRGQYPRLAEARLPAFNWPGLAAYAVGTVLAFNSPWVAPLVGIAAASLTYIVLTAVLRVRAPLADAQA, encoded by the coding sequence ATGACGCAGCAAGAACCGGGCAACGATTACCCTTTAAGCGAAGTCCCCATGCATGCGCGCAAAGGCCTGGCATCCACCGCCATGGTGCTGCTGGGCTTTACGTTTTTTACCGCGACCATGTTTGCCGGCGGCAAGCTGGGGGTGGCGTTCAGCTTTATCGACATGCTCGGCGTGGTGGCCTTGGGCAACCTGCTGTTGGGTATTTACGCGGCGGGCCTGGGTTATATCGCGTTCAAGAGCGGCTTGAACTCCGTATTGATGGGGCGCTTGTGCTTTGGCGAAGTCGGCAGCAAGCTCAGTGACTTGATCCTCGGCTTCACCCAGATCGGCTGGTACGCCTGGGGCACCGCCACGGCTGCCGTGGTGCTGGGTAAGTACTTCGAACTGAGCCAGGGCAACGTGCTGGTGTTGATGCTGGTGTTTGGCCTGGTATTTTGCGCCACGGCTTACGTGGGCTATCGCGGGCTGGAGATTCTTTCCTACATCGCGGTGCCAGCCATGGGGCTGCTGCTGTTTCTGTCGATGTGGGTCGCCACGGCCAAAGTCGGCGGTTGGGACGGCCTGCTGGCGGTGACGCCAACCGCTGAATTGGATTTGTCCACGGCGATCACCCTGGTGTTCGGCACCTTCGTCAGCGGCGCGACCCAGGCCACCAACTGGACGCGGTTTTCGCGCTCGGCCAGGGTCGCGGTGCTGGCCAGCCTGATCGGTTTCTTTATCGGCAACGGCCTGATGGTGCTGATCGGGGCCTACGGCGCCATCGTCTATCAACAACCGGATGTGGTCGAGGTGTTGCTGCTGCAAGGCTTTGCGCTGGCGGCGATGGCCATGTTGCTGCTCAATATCTGGAGTACCCAGGACAACACCATCTACAACTTCGCCGTGGCCGGCTGCAACCTGTTGCGCACCCAACGCCGCAAGACCGTGACCCTGGCCGGCGCGGTGATCGGCACCCTGCTGGCGCTGCTTGGCATGTACGACATGCTGGTGCCGTACCTGATCCTGCTGGGCACGGTGATACCACCGATTGGCGGGGTGATCATGGCCGACTTTTTCTACCGCTATCGTGGCCAATACCCGCGCCTGGCCGAGGCTCGCCTGCCGGCGTTCAACTGGCCGGGGCTGGCGGCCTATGCCGTGGGCACCGTGCTGGCATTCAACTCGCCCTGGGTCGCGCCGCTGGTAGGGATCGCAGCCGCGTCGCTTACCTACATCGTGCTGACGGCCGTACTACGTGTGCGTGCGCCATTGGCTGACGCTCAAGCATGA
- the tssI gene encoding type VI secretion system tip protein TssI/VgrG: MVNAFVSSRFNFIVPGIETDFQVLAFKGHEVIDQPFFIQVQVLSENPSLDLEALLHQPAYLDFGEGAEGLHGQVYAIGRDDPGRRLTRYRLTLAPRLANLAHRRDQRIFQQRSVPQIIAAVLEHHGILADAYVFELGPVVYPPRTFCVQYAETDLHFIQRLCAEEGIHYHFRHSDDAHVLVFGDDQTVFRRLPLQRYSPVGGPAAETQVIQRFDVRLATRSRQTVRRDHDFEHPSLRLQDTAGDASIQPLEDYHYPAGFKGRARGGRLARRGLERHQSDRHRALGRSDLPALRSGHFLELRDHPDPSCNDLWLITSVRHEGYQPQVLEEATGEVEGFQGYRNRFKATPWRATYRPPLNHPKPTINGSQTATVTGPAGEEVHCDAYGRVKVRFHWDRLDKSDDKSSCWIRVASSWAGDGFGATVIPRVGMEVLVTFLEGDPDQPLINGCLPNASHLPTYPLPQHKTRSVLRSRSTLGGDGCNELYLEDRHGEELIYLRAQRDLEQQVGHDSRLEVAGARREIIRGLSTVHLENDEHRHVSGDRTVVLRANDHLDVQGDSRTYVGQTVEVEAGQQIHLKAGARLVIDAGAQLSFMAGGEHLVIQAGGIFCSRPITLGGAPCATSSTSVPSAVEGPKVAAAQGAIMTLARQLGADFCPVCERCREGLCELSERVA, from the coding sequence ATGGTTAACGCGTTTGTTTCGTCACGTTTCAACTTTATCGTTCCAGGAATAGAGACAGACTTTCAGGTGCTTGCGTTTAAAGGCCACGAGGTCATCGATCAACCGTTTTTCATTCAGGTGCAGGTGCTCAGTGAGAACCCCAGCCTGGACCTGGAAGCACTGCTTCATCAACCCGCCTATCTCGATTTTGGCGAAGGGGCAGAGGGGCTGCACGGGCAGGTTTACGCGATCGGCCGCGATGACCCCGGGCGCCGACTCACCCGGTATCGCCTGACGCTGGCACCGCGCCTGGCCAACCTGGCTCATCGGCGTGACCAGCGGATTTTCCAGCAACGCAGCGTGCCCCAGATCATCGCGGCAGTCCTTGAACACCACGGCATCCTGGCCGACGCCTACGTGTTCGAACTAGGCCCGGTGGTTTATCCGCCGCGTACGTTTTGCGTGCAATACGCGGAAACCGATCTGCATTTCATCCAACGGCTGTGCGCGGAGGAGGGTATTCATTACCACTTCCGCCACAGCGACGACGCGCATGTACTGGTGTTTGGCGATGACCAGACCGTATTTCGCCGCTTGCCCTTGCAGCGTTACTCACCTGTCGGAGGGCCGGCGGCCGAAACGCAGGTTATCCAGCGTTTCGATGTGCGCCTGGCCACGCGCAGCCGGCAAACGGTGCGACGCGATCATGATTTCGAGCATCCTTCCCTGCGCTTGCAGGACACGGCAGGCGACGCTTCGATACAGCCTCTTGAAGACTACCACTACCCCGCAGGTTTCAAGGGCCGTGCAAGGGGCGGGCGCCTGGCTCGCAGGGGGCTCGAGCGCCATCAGAGCGACCGCCATCGAGCATTGGGCAGAAGCGATCTCCCGGCGCTGCGCAGCGGGCATTTCCTGGAATTGCGCGATCACCCGGACCCATCCTGCAATGACCTGTGGTTGATTACCTCGGTACGTCACGAGGGGTATCAGCCCCAGGTGCTGGAGGAGGCGACAGGTGAGGTTGAAGGGTTCCAGGGGTATCGCAATCGCTTCAAGGCGACACCCTGGCGCGCGACCTATCGACCGCCCCTCAACCACCCCAAGCCGACCATCAATGGCAGCCAGACCGCAACGGTAACCGGGCCTGCCGGTGAAGAGGTGCATTGCGACGCGTATGGCCGGGTCAAGGTGCGCTTTCACTGGGACCGGCTGGACAAGTCCGATGACAAAAGCAGTTGCTGGATACGGGTGGCGTCCAGTTGGGCTGGTGACGGGTTTGGCGCAACGGTGATCCCGCGGGTGGGCATGGAAGTGTTGGTGACATTCCTGGAAGGCGACCCGGACCAACCGTTGATCAACGGATGCCTACCCAATGCCTCGCATCTTCCCACCTACCCCTTGCCGCAGCACAAGACCCGCAGCGTCCTGCGTAGCCGCAGCACCTTGGGCGGCGATGGTTGCAATGAGTTGTACCTGGAAGACCGCCACGGTGAAGAGCTCATCTACTTGAGGGCCCAACGAGACTTGGAACAACAGGTGGGCCATGACAGCCGCCTGGAGGTGGCGGGGGCGCGGCGGGAAATCATTCGCGGCTTGAGCACGGTTCACCTGGAAAACGACGAGCATCGCCATGTCAGCGGAGATCGCACGGTGGTTCTGCGGGCTAACGATCACCTGGATGTGCAGGGCGACAGCCGTACGTATGTGGGGCAGACCGTGGAGGTTGAAGCCGGCCAGCAGATTCACCTCAAGGCCGGTGCCCGGCTGGTGATCGACGCAGGCGCACAACTGAGCTTCATGGCCGGTGGAGAGCACCTGGTTATCCAGGCGGGGGGTATTTTTTGCAGTCGCCCTATCACCCTCGGCGGTGCGCCGTGTGCAACCTCATCAACAAGTGTTCCATCGGCGGTCGAGGGGCCGAAAGTCGCCGCCGCACAAGGCGCCATCATGACCTTGGCCAGGCAACTGGGCGCGGACTTCTGCCCTGTTTGTGAGCGCTGCCGCGAAGGGCTGTGCGAGCTCAGTGAAAGGGTAGCCTGA
- a CDS encoding diaminopimelate epimerase, with amino-acid sequence MTLFYDARGNIYGVVSPVFLRSRGIKVPESASLAAAARSVWAESAIASECGWGVRPVGAKVHRCDGLLVGPFQTEPPFDLLIVNTDGTLAERSGNGLTIFAQALTDQGLMTAACELRVHHDKADAASPVATRVEPAVYEQVDGFWLDLGLPAFGPSAVGAQGVDPAFLGGTELNRVNALAAINPHWAHSQFVRVGNPHCVTLVEQLSALPENLQMHQPTLFEPLRAIAFAPPAGAGQPCAAGINLQWAARQSGNRVVARVFERGEGPTASSGTSASAVAVAAWRAGWVEGGEVAVVMPGGTAPVRLHTQADTLLNVSLFGTARRQA; translated from the coding sequence ATGACCCTGTTCTATGACGCACGAGGCAACATTTATGGGGTGGTCAGCCCAGTCTTTCTAAGGAGCCGAGGCATCAAGGTGCCCGAAAGTGCTTCTCTGGCCGCAGCTGCCCGCAGCGTGTGGGCCGAGTCGGCCATTGCCTCCGAATGCGGTTGGGGGGTGCGCCCGGTCGGCGCCAAGGTGCATCGCTGTGATGGTTTGTTGGTCGGGCCTTTTCAGACCGAGCCGCCGTTTGACCTGTTGATCGTCAACACCGACGGCACCCTGGCCGAGCGCAGCGGTAACGGTTTGACGATTTTTGCCCAGGCGCTCACCGACCAGGGTTTGATGACTGCAGCCTGTGAACTGCGGGTCCATCATGACAAGGCCGACGCGGCATCGCCGGTGGCGACTCGGGTTGAACCGGCGGTATATGAGCAGGTCGACGGGTTCTGGCTGGACCTGGGTTTGCCCGCGTTCGGGCCGTCTGCCGTGGGCGCGCAAGGGGTTGATCCAGCCTTTCTGGGCGGCACCGAACTGAACCGTGTGAATGCGCTGGCGGCGATCAATCCGCACTGGGCTCACAGCCAGTTTGTGCGGGTGGGTAATCCTCACTGTGTCACCTTGGTCGAACAGCTTTCAGCATTGCCGGAGAACCTGCAGATGCACCAGCCAACCCTGTTCGAACCACTGCGGGCGATTGCCTTTGCGCCTCCGGCGGGAGCCGGCCAACCTTGTGCAGCCGGGATCAATTTGCAGTGGGCCGCCAGGCAATCCGGTAACCGGGTTGTCGCACGCGTGTTCGAACGGGGAGAGGGGCCTACCGCGTCTTCCGGAACCAGCGCCAGCGCAGTGGCTGTTGCAGCGTGGCGTGCGGGCTGGGTCGAGGGCGGCGAAGTTGCGGTGGTGATGCCAGGTGGCACCGCGCCGGTGCGCTTGCATACGCAGGCCGACACATTGCTAAACGTCAGTCTGTTCGGGACTGCCCGCCGTCAGGCATGA
- a CDS encoding PucR family transcriptional regulator, which produces MSLTVADVLALPGLESMRLRAGEAGLDNPVRWPYVAENSGIAEWVLGSELVFVTGINHPRDEANLLQLLQEACQRKVAGLVILTGPAYIQAIPQRLLDAAHAAGMPLIEQPYSLKMVLVTQAIGSALIQFEQLGRSRHDVLERLLTGDFQSLEVLLHRAAQLGMSLNGHWQVVQLQLEGSESLFAQNDTQQVEAHLAQQHDGISRRLRQWSAGLPLLGRAGNWTLLLPAPDAVAALANRQQLATWLKPLNLRLAPLKLFTGLSAAAHPPARLAQAQDEARQALAAARRFSERAGLCVYDELGVLKLLSGVRDRALLDHFLNERLGPLLRHDLHHGPSLMPTLEAWFHENGNLMAAAQRLALHRNTVTHRVQRIEALCGLTLDNAYDRLDIGIALMIWRLSA; this is translated from the coding sequence ATGAGCCTGACCGTCGCCGATGTGCTGGCCCTGCCTGGCCTTGAATCCATGCGCCTGCGCGCCGGCGAGGCAGGCCTGGACAACCCTGTGCGCTGGCCCTACGTGGCGGAAAACAGCGGGATCGCCGAGTGGGTGCTGGGCAGCGAGCTGGTGTTTGTCACCGGCATCAATCACCCACGGGATGAAGCGAACTTGCTGCAATTGCTGCAAGAAGCCTGTCAGCGCAAGGTGGCCGGGCTGGTGATTCTCACCGGGCCGGCGTATATCCAGGCGATACCCCAGCGGCTGCTGGATGCCGCGCACGCAGCGGGCATGCCGCTGATCGAGCAACCCTACTCGTTGAAAATGGTGCTGGTAACCCAAGCCATCGGCTCGGCGCTGATCCAGTTCGAGCAGTTGGGGCGTTCGCGCCATGATGTGTTGGAACGCTTGCTGACCGGTGACTTTCAATCCCTGGAAGTGCTGCTGCACAGGGCCGCGCAACTGGGTATGTCCCTCAACGGGCATTGGCAGGTGGTGCAATTGCAATTGGAGGGCAGCGAGTCGCTGTTTGCCCAGAACGATACACAACAGGTCGAAGCGCACCTGGCTCAGCAACACGACGGCATCAGTCGCCGCCTACGTCAGTGGTCGGCGGGGTTGCCGTTATTGGGCCGGGCCGGGAATTGGACACTGCTGCTGCCGGCCCCCGACGCGGTTGCGGCCCTGGCTAACCGCCAACAATTGGCCACCTGGTTGAAGCCGCTGAACCTGCGCCTGGCGCCGCTTAAATTGTTTACCGGCCTCAGCGCCGCCGCGCACCCACCTGCGCGCCTGGCCCAGGCCCAGGATGAAGCGCGCCAGGCGTTGGCCGCCGCGCGGCGTTTCAGCGAACGCGCCGGGCTGTGCGTGTACGACGAACTGGGCGTGCTCAAGTTACTCAGCGGCGTGCGTGATCGCGCCCTGCTCGACCACTTTCTCAATGAACGCTTGGGCCCGTTATTGCGCCACGACTTGCACCATGGCCCCAGCCTGATGCCGACTCTGGAAGCCTGGTTTCACGAGAATGGTAACCTGATGGCCGCCGCCCAGCGCCTGGCCCTGCACCGCAACACTGTGACGCACCGCGTCCAGCGCATCGAAGCCCTGTGCGGGCTGACGCTGGATAACGCCTATGACCGCCTGGACATCGGCATCGCCCTGATGATCTGGCGGCTGTCTGCCTGA
- a CDS encoding lipase family protein: MKLDARKQPFFSDIKPACSLRGHWISFCLVDEFGAGSSYGGLPYTLYDSVGQHYKGRLNGDGFAKLTDSYCGPVVLVFDDLYSGTAQPYEYLMTRSTYKLPITELQYRAERTRFAAADGRRVESNPARQQANRFYQVEVRDLVRHVAHLPPIAPRTHQPPRHALKMLADLGFGPPQSTLSGIVLFPNNHTALEVRPLRSLRPLLSTEDKFCALNLYHLALFAALSYCNFGQEPPEKPLDKVHFPLGPSVGNLFAEQLSGYDEAWRIDPEQTQRFYPLYEDVPYSRRFEILPFDPELYPQNRPELEEQQEYPSRLHFFDDEKDGTDTQAFITHHDEVILIAVRGTASPSDGLRDANAHQTPFTEGVGKAHEGFYQAYRAMRDFVLRYLNQFYTAQRIVICGHSLGGAIALLLAEGLRRIPEANYNILLYTYGAPRAADSEFTVGASALVHHRIVNHNDPVPSVPAPWMNTTAKLWIPGAVTLFSAPAAGGLLFAAGLVRFGGNPYQHHGEQQHFMPIMLPDGTHSSVLWRPGCESIEEAGRNRALHARGDMPERDGLIRQLVQYKQHFMTASYIPAAWATLRRWQQTLDSNVPLVTEREFELLDHALATMRKQLQDKRRELTRHRPANDRAYEHHEPLNAEIERLHLSRQRLQSLRWRRLGARDVYGSHAHAAHLQPSLMRWFSHRENRALSPIASIPPVTDSDRGRAQTLDIDSIV, translated from the coding sequence ATGAAGCTTGACGCACGGAAGCAACCTTTTTTCAGTGATATAAAACCTGCCTGCTCGTTGCGAGGGCATTGGATCAGTTTTTGTTTGGTTGATGAGTTCGGAGCAGGCTCTTCATATGGGGGGCTGCCGTACACCCTCTACGACAGTGTTGGGCAACACTATAAAGGACGCTTGAATGGGGACGGCTTTGCCAAACTAACGGATAGTTACTGTGGCCCGGTGGTTCTGGTTTTTGACGATCTTTATTCAGGGACGGCGCAACCCTATGAGTACTTAATGACGCGCTCCACTTATAAGCTTCCTATTACAGAACTTCAGTATCGCGCAGAAAGAACTCGATTTGCTGCGGCGGATGGTCGGCGCGTTGAAAGTAATCCCGCTCGACAGCAGGCCAATCGGTTCTATCAGGTCGAAGTACGCGATCTGGTCAGGCATGTCGCACACTTGCCTCCCATCGCGCCCCGGACTCACCAGCCCCCACGGCATGCCCTGAAAATGCTGGCCGACCTGGGCTTCGGCCCACCCCAGTCAACGTTATCGGGCATCGTCTTATTCCCCAACAACCACACCGCTCTGGAAGTACGGCCGCTGCGTTCGTTACGTCCGCTACTTTCCACTGAAGACAAATTCTGCGCCTTGAACTTGTATCATTTGGCATTATTCGCAGCATTGAGTTACTGCAATTTCGGCCAGGAGCCACCAGAGAAGCCTTTGGATAAAGTTCATTTTCCACTGGGCCCGAGCGTTGGAAATCTCTTTGCCGAACAGCTTTCGGGGTACGACGAGGCCTGGCGGATTGATCCTGAACAAACTCAGCGTTTTTATCCGCTCTACGAAGACGTTCCTTACTCCAGGCGTTTTGAAATTTTGCCCTTCGATCCCGAGTTGTATCCACAAAATCGTCCAGAGCTTGAGGAACAACAGGAATACCCTTCGCGCCTGCACTTCTTTGATGACGAAAAAGACGGTACCGACACCCAGGCGTTCATTACTCACCACGATGAGGTCATCCTGATAGCCGTGCGTGGTACTGCCAGCCCAAGCGACGGATTGCGCGATGCCAACGCTCATCAGACACCTTTTACCGAAGGCGTCGGTAAGGCTCACGAGGGGTTCTATCAGGCTTATCGGGCGATGCGTGATTTTGTGCTGCGATACCTCAACCAATTTTACACAGCCCAACGAATAGTCATCTGTGGCCACAGCCTCGGCGGTGCCATTGCGTTGCTGTTGGCAGAAGGTCTGCGCAGAATACCGGAGGCCAACTACAACATCCTCCTCTACACCTACGGCGCCCCGCGTGCCGCCGACTCCGAATTCACTGTCGGCGCATCCGCTCTGGTCCACCACCGTATCGTCAACCACAACGACCCCGTTCCCAGCGTCCCGGCGCCCTGGATGAACACCACCGCCAAGCTCTGGATCCCTGGCGCCGTCACGTTATTCAGCGCTCCCGCCGCCGGAGGCCTGTTGTTCGCCGCCGGCCTGGTGCGTTTCGGCGGCAACCCCTACCAACACCATGGTGAACAACAGCATTTCATGCCGATCATGCTGCCGGATGGCACGCATTCATCGGTGTTGTGGAGGCCCGGATGTGAGTCCATTGAAGAGGCCGGTCGTAATCGGGCGTTGCATGCGCGCGGCGATATGCCTGAGCGCGACGGGTTGATCAGGCAGTTGGTGCAATACAAGCAGCACTTCATGACCGCCAGCTACATCCCGGCTGCCTGGGCCACATTGCGGCGCTGGCAACAGACCCTGGACAGCAACGTCCCGCTGGTGACCGAAAGAGAGTTTGAGTTGCTCGACCATGCCCTCGCGACCATGCGCAAGCAACTGCAAGACAAGCGGCGAGAATTGACTCGGCATCGACCGGCCAATGACCGGGCTTATGAACATCATGAGCCGTTGAATGCCGAAATCGAACGCCTGCACCTCAGTCGCCAGCGCCTGCAAAGCCTGCGGTGGCGTCGTCTTGGGGCGCGCGATGTCTACGGCAGCCATGCTCACGCCGCGCACTTGCAACCGAGCCTCATGCGTTGGTTCAGCCATCGTGAAAACCGAGCACTGTCCCCAATCGCCAGCATTCCGCCCGTGACGGATAGCGATCGGGGCAGGGCACAAACGTTGGATATCGACTCCATCGTCTGA